The Polaromonas sp. SP1 DNA window GTGGAAAGACGGCAAGGCCAATGAAGGCCACGCCTGCGTGAAGGGCCGTTTTGCCTGGGGCTACGCCACCCACAAGGACCGCATCACCAAGCCGATGATCCGCAAGAACATCAGCGACCCGTGGCAGGAAGTCAGCTGGGACGAAGCCATCCACTACGCCGCCAGCGAGTTCCGCCGCATCCAGGCCCAACACGGCAAGGATTCGATTGGCGGCATCACCTCGTCGCGCTGCACCAACGAAGAAACCTACCTGGTGCAAAAGCTGGTGCGCGCCGCCTTCGGCAACAACAACGTCGACACCTGCGCCCGCGTCTGCCACTCGCCCACCGGTTACGGCCTGAGCCAGACCTACGGCACGTCGGCCGGCACGCAGACCTTCAAGTCGGTGGAGAAAGCCGACGTCATCCTGATCATCGGCGCCAACCCGACCGACGGTCACCCGGTGTTTGCCTCGCGCATGAAAAAGCGCCTGCGTGAAGGCGCCCGCCTGATCGTGGTCGACCCGCGCCAGATCGACATCGTGCGCTCGCCGCACGTGGAGGCCGAGTTCCACCTGCAGTTGCGCCCCGGCACCAATGTGGCCATGATCTCGTCGCTGGCCCACGTGGTGGTGACGGAAGGCCTGCTGGCCGACGACTACATCGCCGAGCGCTGCGACGAAAGGTCTTTCCGCGAATGGCGCGAGTTTGTCGCCCGCCCGGACAACTCACCCGAAGCCATGGAGGCCGTCACCGGCGTGCCGGCAGCAGACGTCCGTGCGGCAGCCCGCCTCTACGCCACCGGCGGCAACGCCGCCATCTATTACGGGCTGGGCGTGACGGAACATGCACAGGGCTCGACCATGGTCATGGGCATTGCCAACCTGGCCATGGCCACCGGCAATGTGGGCCGTGAAGGCGTGGGCGTGAACCCGCTGCGCGGCCAGAACAATGTGCAGGGCGCTTGCGACATGGGCTCCTTTCCGCATGAGCTGTCAGGCTACCGCCATGTGTCCGACAGCACGGTGCGCGCCGAATTCGAAACCGCCTGGGGCGTGACGCTGAATGAAGAGCCTGGCCTGCGCATCCCCAACATGTTTGACGCGGCCGTGGCCGGCAGCTTCCTGGGTCTCTATTGCCAGGGCGAAGACATCGTGCAGTCCGACCCCGACACCCAGCATGTGGCCAAGGCCCTCACGTCGATGGAATGCATCGTGGTGCAGGACATCTTCCTGAACGAAACCGCCAAGTACGCGCATGTGTTCCTGCCGGGCTCGTCCTTCCTCGAAAAAGACGGCACCTTCACCAACGCCGAGCGGCGCATCTCGCGCGTGCGCAAGGTCATGCCGCCCAAGGCCGGCCTGGCTGACTGGGAAGTCACCGTCAAGCTGGCCAATGCGCTGGGCTACCCGATGAAGTACGTGCACCCGCGCGACATCATGGCCGAGATCGCGGCGCTGACGCCGACTTTCCGCGGCGTGACCTTTGCCAAGATCGAAAAGCACGGCAGCGTGCAATGGCCCTGCAATGAAGACACGGCCGAGCTCGGCACCGAGTTCATGCACAAGGACGGTTTTGTGCGTGGCAAGGGCCGCTTCATCATCACGCAGTACGTGGCGACCGACGAGAAGGTCACGCGCAAATTCCCGCTGCTGCTGACCACCGGCCGCATCCTGTCGCAGTACAACGTCGGCGCGCAGACGCGCCGCACCGCCAACAACCAGTGGCACAGCGAGGACCGGCTGGAGATCCATCCGCACGATGCCGAAGACCGCGGCATCAAAAACGACGACTGGGTGGGCATTGAAAGCCGTGCCGGGCAAACCGTGCTGCGCGCGGTGGTGACGGAACGCATGCAGCCGGGCGTGGTCTACACCACCTTCCACTTCCCCGAATCGGGCGCCAACGTCATCACGACCGACAGCTCCGACTGGGCTACCAACTGCCCCGAGTACAAGGTCACGGCGGTGCAGGTGATGCCGGTGGCGCAGCCGTCGGAATGGCAAAAATCCTACTCGCGCTTCAACAGGCAGCAATTGCAGCTGCTGGATGCGGCGTCCCAACCGGCGGGCGGCGCTGCAGCGGAGGCCGCTCATGCAGGTGGTTGAAGCTTGCCGTGAAGCCCCTGTCACCGGGGTACGGGCGCATTGCGCCTTCGACCGCTCGGACTGGGTGGCCGAAGAGGTGCCTGTGGCGCTGGAATACAACGGCATCTCCCACGCCGTGATGCTGGCCAGCCCCTCCGACCTGGAGGACTTTGCCTTTGGCTTTTCCGTCACCGAAGGCATCGTGGACGATTACACCCAGATCCACGACATTGAACAAAGCCGCAGTGAGCAGGGGGAGACGCTGCACCTGAGCATCGCAGCATCGTGCTTTGCGCGGCTGAAAGACCGGCGCCGCAGCATGACGGGCCGCACCGGCTGCGGTTTGTGCGGCACCGAAAGCCTGGCGCATGCGGTGCGCCTGCCGCCGCGCCTGCACGGCGGCGCGGCGTTTGAAGCGGGCGCCATCACGCGTGCCCTGGTCAACCTGCGTGAGCAGCAGTTGCTGCTGAGCGCCACCGGCGCCACGCATGCGGCCGCCTGGTGCAATGCCGGCGGCGACATTGTGGTGCTGCGTGAAGACGTCGGCCGGCACAACGCGCTGGACAAACTGATTGGCGCCTTGCAGCGCCGCCGTGTGAAGGCCCACGAGGGTTTTATCGTCGTCACCAGCCGCGCCAGCTACGAGATGGTGCACAAAACCGCCATGGCCGGCGTGACGCTGCTGGCGGCCGTGTCGGGTGTGACCGGCCTGGCGATTGATGTGGCACAAGCCGCCGGTGTGGCGCTTTTGGGTTTTGTGCGCGGGGAAGACCTTTCCGTGTACAGCCACAAAGCGCGCGTCAACCTGGAGTACATGCTGTGAACAACGACAACCTGGTGCGCATGGTCAACCAGATCGGCGCTTTTTTTGAAACCATGCCCGACCGCACCGAAGCCCTGCAGGAGCTGGCCATGCACCTCAAGAAATTCTGGGACCCGCGCATGCGCAGGGCGCTGCTGGAACTGATCGATAGCAATGGCGGCGACGGGATCAGCGACGTGGTGCGCCGCGCCGCGCTGGAGCACCGGTCCATGCTGGTTTAGGGGTATTCGGGTTATTGGGAGCACCGTATTTGCCCGCCGTACACTGCGGGCATGTCGGATTTCCTGCTGCAGTCCCCTGAAACAGACGCCACGCTGCCCCGGCCGCGCACCGCCGTGGCCGTCGTCATGCGCCGCGAGCGCATCGACAACCGCTGGCAGCCCTGGCGCTGGTCGCTGGATGACATCGTGCGGCACGAAGACGGTTTTGGCGCCACGCCGCGCCTGCTGCTCAAAGACGACAACGAAGAGCGCTGGCTGCACCCCGGCTTCAAGGTCGAGCTGTTCACCGACGACGGCGAAGGCTACTACCTCAACGTGACCACCGCGCAGCCCTGCTTCTGGGTGGTCTGGCGCATGGAAGAAGAAGCGCTGCTGGCCGAAGAACCCATTGCGATTCCGCAAATCGTCACCCTGAGTTACCACGATGCCGGGCGCTGGCTGGACGCGCAGGAAACCGTCGAGCAGGTACCTGCGCCGCCGCAAATCGTGCAGTGGCTCCAGCAGTTCGTCGACCAGCATTACGTGCCCGAGGTCAAGCGCCGGCAACGCCCGCAAAGCTTCAAGACCTTGACGGACCGTTTCGGCAACCCGGCGCGGGTGAGCACCGAAAAGAAAACCGGCGGGGGCCAGCATGGCTGACGAACCGACAGGTTTTCTGGGGCGATGGTCTCGCCGCAAAGTGGATATCGCGCAGGGAAAACCGCTGGAAGAGCCGGTGGTGGCCGCACCGCTGCCGGTGGATGCCAAGGCGCCAGCTGCACAAAGCCAGGCACCACAGGAGCCCATCGAGCCGCCGCCGGAGAAGAAGGCGCTCACACTGGCCGACGCCAAACTGCTCACCAAGGATTCCGACTTCAAGCCCTTCATGGCCGGCGATGTGACGCCCGATGTGCGCAACGCAGCCATGAAGCAGCTCTTTGCCGACCCGCATTTCAATGTGATGGACGGGCTGGATATCTACATCGACGATTACTCGAAGTCCGACCCCATCCCTGAGTCCATGCTGCGGCAGATGACCAGCGCAAAATTTCTCAATCTCTTTGACGATGAAGAAGACAAAGACAAAGACAAAGAGAAAGACAAAGAGAAACAAGCTGAAGCCAAAGCGCAGGCGCCGGGCGAGGCGGCCGCTCCTCAAGACGACCCTGGCAGCCCGCCACGGGAAAGCGCCAATAACCCCACAGGCCAAACCGTGGCACAGTCCTATGAAAATCCCGACATAGCCCCATCGCAAACGCCAGGCGCTTTATCAACCAGCCAATCCCAGCCCGACCCGGCCGGTGCCAGCCAAGAAGACCATGCCCACACTGATTTGCGACTGCAACCAGACCATGCCGCTCCAGACCCAGGCGCTGGGCGCGGCACTTAACGAAACCCTGACGCTGCATTCGGCGCTGTGCCGCCGCGAGGTGGGCGCCTTCCAGAAGGCCGCGCAATCCGGCGACGATGTCGTCGTGGCCTGCACCCAGGAAAAGCGGCTGTTTGCCGAGGTGGGCGAGCAAACCCAGGGCGTCACCTCGGTGGTGAAGTTCGTCAATATCCGCGAAACAGGCGGCTGGAGCAAAGACGCCTCCAGTGCCACCCCCAAAATCGCCGCCTTGCTGGCTGCGGCGCACCTGCCCGATGCCGAGCCGGTGGCCACCGTCACCTACAAAAGCGCCGGGCGCCTGCTGATCGTCGGCGCGCTGGACCAGGCCGAGCAAGTGGCCGCACTGGTAGCCGACACGCTGGACGTCACCATCTTTGCGCAGGGCGTGTCGCTCCAGGCGCAGGGCGGCTTCCCCTCGCAGGAGCGCAAGTACCCTGTGATCAGCGGCGAGCGGTTGGCGCTCAAGGGCTGGCTGGGCGCGTTTGAGGCGAGCTGGGACAAGACCAACGCGATCGACCTGGACCTTTGCACGCGTTGCAATGCCTGCGTTGCGGTATGCCCCGAAGGCGCCATCGACCTGAGCTACCAGGTCGACGCCGCCAAATGCACATCGCACCGCGACTGCGTGGCCGTCTGCAAGGTGGCCGGTGCGATTGATTTCAACCGCGCGCCGCAAAAACTCACCGAAGCGTTTGACCTGGTGCTCGACCTGGGCGTCACGCCCCTGGTCGCGCTGCATGCGCCGCCGCAAGGCTACTTTGCGCTGAATGCCTCCACCGGCCTGGCCTCGCCCGGCTTGCTGCCCACGGTGGTCAAGCTGCGCGACATGGTCGGCGAGTTTGAAAAGCCGAAATTTTTTGCCTACAAACAAAAACTCTGCGCCCACAGCCGCAATGAAACCGTGGGCTGCAATGCCTGCATCGACATCTGCTCGGCCGGCGCCGTCAGCAGCGAGAAAAAGCGCCAGCAGATCGTCGTCAATCCCAACCTGTGTGTGGGTTGCGGCGCCTGCACCACCGTGTGCCCGACAGGCGCGCTGACTTACGCTTACCCGCGCGCCAGTGAGCAGGGCGTTCGCATCAAGACTTTGCTGTCGGCGTATGCCAAAGCCGGCGGCACGCAGCCTGTGCTGCTGTTTCATAGTCAGGACAGCGGCCAGCACGCCATCGAAGCCTTGGGCCGCGCCGCACGGCTGCAAAAAACCGTGCGAGGTGTTCCCGCCAATGTGATCCCGCAGGCGCTGTGGCACACGGCGAGTGTCGGCCTGGACCTGTGGCTCAGTGCCATCGCTTTCGGCGCGTCGCAAGTGGCGGTGCTGGTCACGCGTGAAGAGGCGCCTGCTTACCTTGAAGGCCTGGCTGAGCAGATGCGCGTGGCGCAAACCCTGCTCAATGGACTGGGTTACCCGGGCGTTCACTTCCACCTTGTGCAAGCCGGGGAGGGCGCCGATGCCCTCGCCGGGCTGGACGCCAGCCTGCAAACGCTGGCGCGCGGCAAGCCCGCGGTACCTGCTGTCGCGGCGCGCTTTGCCGTCGCGCAGGAAAAGCGCAGCACGCTCGACATGGCGCTGGACCACCTCATGAGCCAGGCGCCCGCCGCCTTGCCCGAAGCCATCGCCTTGCCTGCCAAAGGCTCGCCCTTCGGCAGCCTCACCGTCAATGCCGACAGTTGCACGCTGTGCCTGAGCTGTGTGAGCGCCTGCCCCGCCAGCGCGCTGCAAGACAACCCGGACCGCCCGCAGCTCAAGTTCATCGAGAAGAACTGTGTGCAGTGCGGCCTGTGCGCCACCACCTGCCCTGAAGACGCGATCACGCTGCAGCCTCGCCTGCTGCTCACGCCGCAGCGCAAAGAGGCGCGCGTGCTCAATGAAAGCCAGCCTTACCAGTGCATACGCTGCGCCAAACCTTTTGGCACCCTGAAAGCCATCGAGTCCATGCTGGGCAAGCTGGCAGGGCACGCGATGTTCCAGGGTGCGGCCGCCGACCGCCTCAAGATGTGCGGCGATTGCCGGGTCATCGACATCTACTCCGCCGAGAACGAACTCAAGATCACCGACATCCGCTGAGCCTCCAAAACCAGACGCACCATGACGCAAGCCCAACTCACCGCCTCCTCCCTGGACGAAGAAACCGCGCGGGCCGAAGTCTACGGGCTGCTGGCCGCGCTGTATTACGCGGCGCCTTCCACAGAGCTGCATGAAAACCTTCGCATCGCGGTGACCGAAGCACCCGCCGCCGGCGGCCTGCTTGAAGCCTCATGGAGCGAACTTGTGGCCGCCGCCCGCGCGCTGAGCCTGGCGGAAATCACCCGCGAACACGATGCCCTGTTCGGCGGCGTCGGCAAGCCTGAGGTCTATCTTTTTGGTTCGCACTACCTGGCCGGCTTCCTGAATGAGAAGCCGCTGGCGGCCTTGCGCACCGACATCGCCGCGCTGGGCCTTGCGCGCGACGAGGCCATGCCCGAAACCGAAGACCACGTGGCCTACCTGTGCGAAGTCATGCGCTACCTGATCGCCGGTGACGATGTGGAGGTGGCCAACCTCACGCGCCAGCGCGAGTTTTTTGCACGGCACGTGCAGCCCTGGGTGCCCCTGATGTGCGACGCGATTGCGGCGCACCCCAAGGCCCGGTTTTATGCAGCGCTGGCAGCTTTCACGCAGACCTTCGTCAGCGTTGAGGCACAGGGCTTTGACATGCTTGCCTGAACGGCGCGGTACAAGCTTGCAGCAGGCTTGCAGACCCCGCCGATGCGGCAGGTTTTTCTCAAATTGAGACAGCATTGGGCGGGCCCAATCAGGTGGGCGTGTCCTTCGCACAATATGATCGCCTATCGTTTTCCCTAGCCTGTGCCATTGAGCGCCGCTAACCATTGTGGTGCACGGCGCTCTGTCGTACAGTCTTATGCAACCGGTTACATAACCAGCAAGCCTTCCCTTGGAGATCACCATGCAGGACAGCCAGCCAAAACCCTCACGCAGGGGATTCTTTTTCGGCGCAGCCGCCACCGGTGCGGCGGCCGCGGCCGTCGTCGCTTTGCCAGGCGCATCGGCGCTGCAGCAAGCCGAACTTCCAGAGCCCAAGCCGGCCCCTGAAAAAGGCGGCGGCTACAGCCTCTCCGAACACGTCAAGCGCTACTACAAGACCACCCGTCTCTAAGCAGCCCGGCCTCCCCCCGAGCCCGACCCGATTTCACCTTCTACGGAGAGCTTCATGCTGCTCACGAAAAAATCTTCCGATGTCCATCCCGTGCACCGCACCGGGTCCGCGCGTTTTGTGCAAAGCCTGTCGCGCGGCCTGTCCAACGCACTGCCCACCATGGATCGCCGCGCCTTCCTGCGCCGCTCCGGCCTGGGTGTCGGCGTCGGCCTGGCCGCCACGCAGCTGACCCTGGTCAAAAAGGCCACGGCCGCTGCGCCGGGCACCACGTCCGACGGCACCGGCAAGATTGAAGTCAAGCGCACCGTCTGCACGCACTGTTCGGTGGGTTGCGCGGTCGATGCGGTGGTTGAGAACGGCGTCTGGGTCCGCCAGGAGCCTGTGTTCGACTCCCCCATCAACCTGGGCGCCCACTGCGCCAAGGGCGCGGCGCTGCGCGAACACGGCCACGGCGAATACCGCCTGCGCTACCCGATGAAGCTGGTCAACGGCAAGTACGAGCGCATCAGCTGGGACACCGCACTCAATGAAATCAGCGCCAGGCTGCTGGAGCTGCGCAAGGAGAGCGGGCCGGACTCGGTGTACTGGGTAGGGTCGTCGAAGCACAACAACGAGCAGGCCTACCTGCTGCGCAAGTTCGTGAGCTTCTGGGGCAGCAACAACTGCGACCACCAGGCCCGCATCTGCCACTCGACCACGGTGGCCGGTGTTGCCAATACCTGGGGCTACGGCGCCATGACCAATTCGTACAACGACATGCAAAACAGCAAGTGCGCGTTGTACATCGGCTCCAACGCCGCCGAAGCCCACCCCGTCAGCCTGCTGCACATGCTGCACTCCAAGGAGGCCGGCTGCAAGATGATCGTGGTCGACCCGCGCTTTACCCGCACGGCGGCCAAGGCCGACGAATACGTCCGCATCCGCTCCGGCTCCGACATTCCCTTCCTCTTTGGTGTGCTGTATCACATCTTCAAGAACGGCTGGGAAGACAAGAAGTACATCAACGACCGCGTCTACGGCATGGACAAGGTCAAAGCCGACGTGATGGCCAAGTGGACGCCGGACAAGGTGCTGGAGGCTTGCGGTGTCGACGAGGCCACCACACTCAAGGTGGCCACCATGATGAGCCAGAACCGTCCCAGCACCATCGTCTGGTGCATGGGCCAGACGCAGCACACCACCGGCAATGCCGTCGTGCGCGCCTCCTGCATCCTGCAGCTGGCGCTGGGCAACATCGGCGTGGCCGGCGGCGGCGCGAATATTTTCCGCGGCCACGACAACGTGCAGGGCGCCACCGACGTCGGCCCCAACCCCGATTCGCTGCCCGGCTACTACGGCCTGGCAGAAGGTTCCTGGAAACACTTTGCCAAGACCTGGGGTGTGGACTTCGACTGGATCAAGGGGCGCTATGCATCGGCCGCCATGATGGGCAAGCCCGGCATCACGGTCTCGCGCTGGATCGACGGCGTGATGGAGAAAAACGAACTCATCGACCAGGATTCCAACCTGCGCGGCGTCTTCTTCTGGGGCCATGCACCCAATTCGCAAACCCGCGGCCTGGAGATGAAGAAGGCCATGGACATGCTGGACCTGCTGGTGGTGGTGGACCCGTACCCGTCGGCCACGGCCGCCATGGCCGCCATGCCCGGCAAGGCGGAAGACCTCAACCCCAAGCGCGCGGTGTACCTGCTGCCGGCTGCCACGCAGTTTGAAACCAGCGGCTCGGTGACGGCCTCCAACCGTTCGCTCCAGTGGCGCGAAAAAGTGATCGAGCCGCTCTGGGAGAGCCGCACCGACCACATGATCATGCACCAGTTCGCCGAAAAACTCGGCTTTGCCAAGGAGCTGTCGAAGAACTACAAGATGCAAAAGGTCAAGGGCATGGACGAGCCGGTGCCGGACGACATCCTGCGCGAGATCAACAAGTGCGTCTGGACCATCGGCTACACCGGCCAGAGCCCGGAGCGCCTGCAGGCCCACATGCGCACGATGCACCTGTTCGACGTCAAGACCCTGAAGTCCAAAGGCGGCAAGGACAAGGTCACCGGCTACGACACGACCGGCGATTACTTCGGCCTGCCCTGGCCATGCTGGGGCAACCCGGAGCTCAAGCACCCCGGCTCGCCCAACCTGTACGACACCTCCAAGCACGTCATGGACGGCGGCGGTAATTTCCGCGCCAACTTCGGCGTTGAAAAAGACGGCGTCAACCTGCTGGCCGAAGACGGTTCGTATTCGCAGGGTGCCGACATCACGACCGGCTATCCCGAGTTCGACCACCTGCTGCTCAAGAAGCTGGGCTGGTGGGCAGACCTGACCGACGCCGAAAAAACCGCAGCCGAAGGCAAGAACTGGAAGACCGATTCATCGGGCGGCATCATCCGCGTCACCATGAAGGTCCACGGCTGCCATGTGTTCGGCAATGCCAAGGCCCGCGCGGTGGTGTGGAACTTCCCCGATGCCATCCCGCAGCACCGCGAGCCGCTCTACGGCACGCGCGCCGACCTGATGGCCAAGTACCCAACGCATGACGACAAGAAAGCGTTCTGGCGCCTGCCCACCCTCTACAAGACGATCCAGCAGAAAAACATTGCGGACAAGGTCGGCGAGAAATACCCGCTCATCCTGACCTCGGGACGGCTGGTCGAATACGAAGGCGGCGGCGAAGAAACCCGCTCCAACCCCTGGCTGGCCGAACTGCAGCAGGAAGCCTTTGTGGAGATCAACCCGAAGACGGCATCGGATCGCGGCATCCGCAACGGCGAGCGCGTCTGGCTGAACAGCCCCACCGGTGCGCGCCTGAACGTGCAAGCGATGCTGACCGAGCGTGTCGGCCCCGATACGGTGTGGATGCCTTTCCACTTCTCGGGCCGCTGGCAAGGCGCCGACATGCTGGCCTACTACCCCAACGGCGCTGCGCCTGTTGTGCGAGGCGAAGCGGTCAATACTGCAACCACGTACGGCTACGACAGCGTGACGATGATGCAAGAGACCAAGACCACCATTTGCAATATTGAGCGAGCTTAAGGAATCACCATGGCAAGAATGAAATTTGTCTGTGACGCGGAACGCTGCATCGAATGCAATGGTTGCGTCACGGCCTGCAAAAACGAAAACGAAGTACCATGGGGCGTGAACCGCCGCCGCGTGGTCACGCTCAACGACGGTGTGCCGGGCGAAAAGTCCATCTCGGTGGCCTGCATGCATTGCAGCGACGCACCCTGCATGGCTGTTTGCCCCGTCAACTGCTTTTACCGTACCGAAGAAGGTGTGGTGCTGCATGACAAGGATGTCTGCATCGGCTGCGGCTACTGCTCGTATGCCTGCCCCTTCGGCGCGCCGCAGTTCCCGGCGTCCGGCACGTTCGGTGTGCGCGGCAAGATGGACAAATGCACCTTCTGCGCCGGTGGCCCTGAGGTCAACGGCAGCCAGGCCGAGTTTGAAAAGTACGGCCGTAACCGCCTGGCCGAAGGCAAGCTGCCGGCCTGTGCCGAAATGTGCTCGACCAAAGCCCTGCTCGCCGGCGACGGCGATGTGGTCGCCGACATCTTCCGTACCCGTGTGGTGCAACGCGGCAAGGGCGCTGAAGTCTGGGGCTGGGGCACCGCCTACGGCTCCAAGCAAGCCGGCCAGCCGCCCGCAGGAGCCAAATCATGATGCGCCTTCTTGTCTTGACCCTCGCGGTAGTGGGCCTCTCGGCCTGCGGAGAAAAACCGCAAACCCTGGGCAGCGGCGTCAAAACCGACGGCGCCGCCTATCAGGGCGTGCAAAACCAGTTCGCCGCGCCCGGCTGGAAGGCCGGCGACAAGACCAGCTGGGAGCAGGGCCTGAAGGCCCGCGCGCAAAACAGCCAGAACGAGTACAACAAGATCGGTAACTCGAAATAGTGACCGGAGGCCTTATGTTTCGTGCACGTTCAGCTATATTTTTGATAGCAGCCGGCCTCGCGGGGTTGACGGGGCTTACTGCCGCGCAGGCGCCAGCCGCCCAGCCGGCCACCACGGCGCAGGCGGCAGGCGGTGTCGCGCCCGCACCTGCAGCGGCTCCCGCAGCCACTGGCGGCATCCAGGGCCAGAATATCTTTGAGGTCAAGCCCGAAGCCAGCGCCGACCCCAACTACGCCAAGCAGACCAACGGCGAACGCGCCAAGGTGCAGCCCGGCAACAATGCGCCCATGTGGCGCCAGGTGGGCGAGGGCGTCACCGGCTACAGCAGCCTGCCCAAAAGCGAAGCGCCGGAAGCCGGCAACCTGATCCAGCCCTTTGTGCAGTACCCCGGCTCACGCCTGACCAACGCCGGCGAAGCCTGGCGCCAGGTGCGCAACAACTGGATCATTCCCTACGGCGGCTCGCTCTTTGTGATCGTGCTGCTGGCCATTGCGATTTTTTACTTCAGCAAGGGTTCCATCAAAACCCACGGTGTCGACACCGGCCGCAAGATCGAGCGCTTCACGCCCTTTGAGCGTGCCGCGCACTGGTCCAACGCGATTGCGTTTTCCGTCCTGGCCATCTCGGGCCTGGTGATGGCCTTCGGCAAATTTTTCCTGCTGCCCGTCATGGGCGGCGCGCTCTTCGGCTGGCTCACCTGGCTGCTCAAGACCGCCCACAACTTTGCCGGCCCGCTGTTCGCGGTGTCGCTGGTGATCGTGTTCTTTACCTTCCTGCGCGACAACTGGCCGCAAAAGGGCGACCTGCACTGGCTGGCCAAAGGCGGTGGACTTGTCACGGGCGACCACGAGCCGCCTTCCAACCGCTTTAACGCCGGCGAAAAGCTCATCTTCTGGGGCGGCGTGTTCTTCCTCGGCATCGTGGTGGTGTCTTCGGGTTTTGTGCTCGACAAACTGCTGCCCGGCCTGATCTACGAGCGCTCCACCATGCAGGTCGCGCACATGGTGCATGCCGTGGCCACCGTGCTCATGATGTGCATGTTCCTGGGCCACATCTACCTCGGCACCATCGGCATGCAGGGCGCCTACAAGGCCATGCGCACCGGTTATGTCGACGAGACCTGGGCCAAAGAGCACCACGAATACTGGTACGACGATGTGAAAGCCGGCAACATCCCGGCCCAGCGCAGCAAGCCTGTCGACCCGCCCGGCCAGATCGTGCAGGCGTGAAGCACAGCACACAGATTGAAGTGAGGACTCCCATGAAAAAACTCCTGATCCTGAGCTTGCTGGCCGCCGCGTCAGCCGCGTCGCTGGCCAAACTGCCGGCGCTGAGCGACGAAGCCAAGGCCAAAGCCGCCGAAGCCGCCGCCAAGACCGCCTGGAGCGGCAAAGTTGATGCCTACCAGCTGTGCAAGTCGCAAGACAAGGTCGCCGCCGCTTATTACAAGTCAGCCAAGGCCGCCGGCAAAGAGACCAAGCCGCCAGTTGCGGCGCCTGCCTGCGCCGATCCGGGCGTGTTCAGCTACACCCCGCCCGAAGCCAAG harbors:
- a CDS encoding molecular chaperone gives rise to the protein MTQAQLTASSLDEETARAEVYGLLAALYYAAPSTELHENLRIAVTEAPAAGGLLEASWSELVAAARALSLAEITREHDALFGGVGKPEVYLFGSHYLAGFLNEKPLAALRTDIAALGLARDEAMPETEDHVAYLCEVMRYLIAGDDVEVANLTRQREFFARHVQPWVPLMCDAIAAHPKARFYAALAAFTQTFVSVEAQGFDMLA
- a CDS encoding formate dehydrogenase, giving the protein MQDSQPKPSRRGFFFGAAATGAAAAAVVALPGASALQQAELPEPKPAPEKGGGYSLSEHVKRYYKTTRL
- a CDS encoding formate dehydrogenase subunit alpha, producing the protein MLLTKKSSDVHPVHRTGSARFVQSLSRGLSNALPTMDRRAFLRRSGLGVGVGLAATQLTLVKKATAAAPGTTSDGTGKIEVKRTVCTHCSVGCAVDAVVENGVWVRQEPVFDSPINLGAHCAKGAALREHGHGEYRLRYPMKLVNGKYERISWDTALNEISARLLELRKESGPDSVYWVGSSKHNNEQAYLLRKFVSFWGSNNCDHQARICHSTTVAGVANTWGYGAMTNSYNDMQNSKCALYIGSNAAEAHPVSLLHMLHSKEAGCKMIVVDPRFTRTAAKADEYVRIRSGSDIPFLFGVLYHIFKNGWEDKKYINDRVYGMDKVKADVMAKWTPDKVLEACGVDEATTLKVATMMSQNRPSTIVWCMGQTQHTTGNAVVRASCILQLALGNIGVAGGGANIFRGHDNVQGATDVGPNPDSLPGYYGLAEGSWKHFAKTWGVDFDWIKGRYASAAMMGKPGITVSRWIDGVMEKNELIDQDSNLRGVFFWGHAPNSQTRGLEMKKAMDMLDLLVVVDPYPSATAAMAAMPGKAEDLNPKRAVYLLPAATQFETSGSVTASNRSLQWREKVIEPLWESRTDHMIMHQFAEKLGFAKELSKNYKMQKVKGMDEPVPDDILREINKCVWTIGYTGQSPERLQAHMRTMHLFDVKTLKSKGGKDKVTGYDTTGDYFGLPWPCWGNPELKHPGSPNLYDTSKHVMDGGGNFRANFGVEKDGVNLLAEDGSYSQGADITTGYPEFDHLLLKKLGWWADLTDAEKTAAEGKNWKTDSSGGIIRVTMKVHGCHVFGNAKARAVVWNFPDAIPQHREPLYGTRADLMAKYPTHDDKKAFWRLPTLYKTIQQKNIADKVGEKYPLILTSGRLVEYEGGGEETRSNPWLAELQQEAFVEINPKTASDRGIRNGERVWLNSPTGARLNVQAMLTERVGPDTVWMPFHFSGRWQGADMLAYYPNGAAPVVRGEAVNTATTYGYDSVTMMQETKTTICNIERA
- the fdh3B gene encoding formate dehydrogenase FDH3 subunit beta; the protein is MARMKFVCDAERCIECNGCVTACKNENEVPWGVNRRRVVTLNDGVPGEKSISVACMHCSDAPCMAVCPVNCFYRTEEGVVLHDKDVCIGCGYCSYACPFGAPQFPASGTFGVRGKMDKCTFCAGGPEVNGSQAEFEKYGRNRLAEGKLPACAEMCSTKALLAGDGDVVADIFRTRVVQRGKGAEVWGWGTAYGSKQAGQPPAGAKS
- a CDS encoding formate dehydrogenase subunit gamma: MFRARSAIFLIAAGLAGLTGLTAAQAPAAQPATTAQAAGGVAPAPAAAPAATGGIQGQNIFEVKPEASADPNYAKQTNGERAKVQPGNNAPMWRQVGEGVTGYSSLPKSEAPEAGNLIQPFVQYPGSRLTNAGEAWRQVRNNWIIPYGGSLFVIVLLAIAIFYFSKGSIKTHGVDTGRKIERFTPFERAAHWSNAIAFSVLAISGLVMAFGKFFLLPVMGGALFGWLTWLLKTAHNFAGPLFAVSLVIVFFTFLRDNWPQKGDLHWLAKGGGLVTGDHEPPSNRFNAGEKLIFWGGVFFLGIVVVSSGFVLDKLLPGLIYERSTMQVAHMVHAVATVLMMCMFLGHIYLGTIGMQGAYKAMRTGYVDETWAKEHHEYWYDDVKAGNIPAQRSKPVDPPGQIVQA